One Candidatus Methylomirabilota bacterium DNA window includes the following coding sequences:
- a CDS encoding alpha/beta hydrolase: MADHSRRSHKWITEEFYKVHDVYGFRAAMFVEWGFRPADVKRTTERIKVPEAASKEWARTAAQEEELARKAEAAGHRESAAEFYHRAALYYGPAGGMLHANTPRKRDLYARLVHCYAKFTELYDEAPVQRVEIPFEPGKTIPGILQTVPGKQAPCILVVPGMDTIKEYMPNPYHNHFRRRGLATLSIDGPGQGESNVRETWVTLDNFERAGSAAIDFLSGRPEIDASRIGLYGWSMGSYWGPRIAAHDPRLKACAAAMGVYMQKNTIFKHGKPAYRANYMYMSNVHDEDAFDAMAEQMTLEPLVGRLRCPMLLAMGEFDELCPLEDAERLYEMLPGPKELWVYENETHTLGGRLPDFHLAVADWLRDALDSKLKPGYAQKRFFPAR, translated from the coding sequence ATGGCCGACCACAGCCGCCGCAGTCACAAGTGGATCACCGAAGAGTTCTACAAGGTTCACGACGTCTACGGCTTCCGCGCCGCGATGTTCGTGGAGTGGGGCTTCCGCCCGGCCGATGTGAAGCGGACCACGGAGCGGATCAAGGTCCCCGAGGCGGCGTCCAAGGAGTGGGCCCGCACCGCCGCCCAGGAGGAGGAGCTGGCCCGGAAGGCCGAGGCCGCGGGCCACCGCGAGAGCGCGGCCGAGTTCTACCATCGCGCGGCCCTCTACTACGGCCCCGCCGGCGGCATGCTCCACGCCAACACTCCGCGGAAGCGCGACCTCTACGCGCGGCTGGTCCACTGCTATGCGAAGTTCACCGAGCTGTACGACGAGGCGCCGGTACAGCGCGTGGAGATTCCCTTCGAGCCGGGCAAGACCATCCCTGGCATTCTCCAGACGGTCCCGGGCAAACAGGCGCCCTGCATCCTCGTCGTGCCCGGCATGGACACCATCAAGGAGTACATGCCCAACCCGTACCACAACCACTTCCGCCGGCGGGGCCTGGCCACCCTGAGCATCGACGGCCCCGGGCAGGGTGAGAGCAATGTGCGCGAGACCTGGGTGACGCTCGACAACTTCGAGCGCGCCGGCTCGGCGGCCATCGATTTTCTGAGCGGGCGGCCCGAGATCGACGCCTCGCGGATCGGCCTCTACGGCTGGAGCATGGGCAGCTACTGGGGGCCGCGCATCGCGGCCCACGATCCCCGCCTCAAGGCCTGCGCCGCCGCCATGGGCGTGTACATGCAGAAGAACACCATCTTCAAGCACGGCAAGCCGGCCTACCGCGCCAACTACATGTACATGTCGAACGTCCACGACGAGGACGCCTTCGACGCCATGGCCGAGCAGATGACGCTCGAGCCTCTGGTCGGGCGCCTGCGCTGCCCGATGCTCCTGGCCATGGGCGAGTTCGACGAGCTCTGCCCGCTGGAGGACGCCGAGCGGCTCTACGAGATGCTACCGGGGCCGAAGGAGCTGTGGGTCTACGAGAACGAGACCCACACTCTGGGTGGGCGGCTTCCCGACTTCCACCTCGCGGTGGCGGACTGGCTGCGGGACGCCCTGGACAGCAAGCTCAAGCCGGGCTACGCCCAGAAGCGATTCTTCCCGGCGCGCTGA
- a CDS encoding amino acid ABC transporter substrate-binding protein produces MRAVLIALVLLVFTGSATAAPSGSPIRIGSTLALTGPLAPTALLHKIAGEIYVEELNKANGLLGRPVEWVLLDDQSKPDVARSLYEKLITVDKVDLLMGPYATSGILAAMGVAQRYHKLLPHHTFGMPHLAKYEMHFPTAAFGPEPQRTVATTVFDALAATSKPPRSVAIVTNKFPSTQHLSSGARRVAEQRGLKVPLYLEYEFGTRDFGAIAARIKDANADLLWIGALGLDGNQILEALKKLDYTPPRHFHLFPAPGPLAVAPDGKLALSTTVFEEHPPFLNNAGATRLVPLFRERAIRANVPYPHVDTQAGGSFAAWQILEAAVTATRSLDDKVLARWLRKNRVDTIIGQLRFDGPNNYGDDLFKVKQVQDGKWVVVWPREFAAPGARLLP; encoded by the coding sequence ATGAGAGCTGTCCTGATCGCCCTGGTCCTGCTCGTCTTCACCGGCAGCGCGACGGCGGCGCCCTCGGGGTCTCCGATCCGGATCGGCAGCACGCTGGCCCTGACCGGACCGCTGGCGCCCACGGCGCTGCTGCACAAGATCGCCGGCGAGATCTACGTGGAAGAGCTGAACAAGGCCAACGGCCTGCTCGGCCGGCCGGTGGAATGGGTGCTGCTCGACGACCAGTCCAAGCCCGACGTCGCGCGCAGCCTGTACGAGAAGCTCATCACCGTGGACAAGGTGGATCTCCTGATGGGCCCGTACGCCACGAGCGGGATCCTCGCCGCGATGGGCGTGGCCCAGCGCTACCACAAGCTGCTGCCCCATCACACCTTCGGCATGCCGCACCTGGCGAAGTACGAGATGCACTTCCCCACCGCCGCCTTCGGGCCCGAGCCGCAGCGGACGGTGGCGACGACGGTCTTCGACGCCCTGGCCGCCACCAGCAAGCCCCCCCGGTCGGTCGCGATCGTCACGAACAAGTTCCCTTCCACCCAGCACCTGTCGTCGGGGGCCCGCCGGGTGGCCGAGCAGCGTGGTCTGAAGGTTCCGCTCTATCTCGAGTACGAGTTCGGCACGCGCGATTTCGGCGCCATCGCCGCGCGCATCAAGGACGCCAACGCCGACTTGCTGTGGATCGGCGCCCTGGGTCTCGACGGCAACCAGATCCTCGAGGCGCTGAAGAAGCTCGACTACACGCCGCCGCGGCACTTCCATCTGTTCCCCGCCCCGGGGCCGCTGGCCGTGGCCCCCGACGGCAAGCTGGCGCTCTCCACGACCGTCTTCGAGGAGCACCCGCCGTTCCTGAACAACGCGGGCGCGACCCGGCTGGTACCGCTCTTCCGCGAGCGCGCCATCCGGGCCAACGTGCCCTACCCGCACGTGGACACCCAGGCCGGCGGCTCGTTCGCCGCCTGGCAGATCCTCGAAGCCGCGGTGACGGCGACCCGGAGCCTGGACGACAAGGTCCTGGCCCGGTGGCTGCGCAAGAACCGCGTCGACACGATCATCGGCCAGCTCCGCTTCGACGGTCCCAACAACTACGGAGACGACCTCTTCAAGGTGAAGCAGGTGCAGGACGGCAAGTGGGTGGTCGTGTGGCCCAGGGAGTTCGCCGCGCCCGGCGCCCGGCTCCTGCCCTGA
- the merB gene encoding organomercurial lyase, with translation MGDPLLMDRMFQRIMGGLIEAGRAPHYAELARALGLSVEEGRRLLHDVMQAYPIGWLHPDTDYIASFPPLNNLPTQYRINVRGVQHWFAQCGFEATSVTWLFPGQTVRIDAPCLDCGDPVRVEMRDGRLVGVDPPGVVGHLNYGFGPSRGRPPFL, from the coding sequence ATGGGCGATCCGCTGCTCATGGACCGGATGTTCCAGCGCATCATGGGCGGTCTCATCGAGGCGGGCCGAGCGCCCCACTACGCCGAGCTGGCTCGCGCGCTGGGGCTGAGCGTCGAGGAGGGGCGCCGGCTGCTCCACGACGTGATGCAGGCCTACCCGATCGGCTGGCTGCATCCCGATACGGACTACATCGCCTCGTTCCCGCCGCTCAACAACCTGCCCACGCAGTACCGGATCAACGTGCGCGGCGTCCAGCACTGGTTCGCGCAGTGTGGATTCGAGGCCACCTCGGTGACGTGGCTCTTTCCCGGCCAGACGGTTCGTATCGACGCCCCGTGTCTGGACTGCGGCGACCCGGTGCGCGTGGAGATGCGCGATGGTCGCCTCGTGGGTGTCGACCCGCCCGGCGTGGTCGGGCACCTCAACTACGGCTTCGGGCCGTCCCGCGGCCGGCCACCGTTTCTCTGA
- a CDS encoding amidohydrolase family protein, producing MKNGFKVMDSDLHTMEPDGLWEKYLAEPFKKFAPQFTRGSDAAPNQPVIKVGALEIGEMSRRPRTAVVGKDLQRRAFARHPHYEVAHGRGYDAESHVQAMDIEGIDVAVIYGTRGRQVLMHDDLDPDVAAALARAHNDWTYDYCQHNPRRLKFAAQLAFHNIPAAVQEARRAVRELGAVAVVGNPNPIRGRHVHDPALEPLWAAIEELGVPVGFHPTGQSSLRDDLARRYLDTPNGRVIGVAGRNPVELMMAFASMAAGGVLERHPRLRCAFLEGTCGYLPWWLWRLDEAWEKFGPGSEVQISQLPSQYFFRQCYIATDADEKPLRQVIEAIGDDAIVVSTDYPHSDGLFPTAIEEFTRLEGVADKSKAKILWDNCARLYNLVGAA from the coding sequence ATGAAGAACGGGTTCAAGGTGATGGACAGCGACTTGCACACGATGGAGCCGGACGGCCTGTGGGAGAAGTATCTGGCCGAGCCGTTCAAGAAATTCGCCCCGCAGTTCACGCGCGGCAGCGACGCCGCGCCCAACCAGCCCGTGATCAAGGTGGGCGCCCTGGAGATCGGCGAGATGTCCCGGCGTCCCCGCACGGCCGTCGTGGGCAAGGACCTGCAGCGCCGCGCCTTCGCCCGGCACCCCCACTACGAGGTCGCCCACGGGCGAGGGTACGACGCCGAGAGCCACGTGCAAGCGATGGACATCGAGGGCATCGACGTGGCCGTCATCTACGGGACGCGGGGCCGCCAGGTGCTGATGCACGACGATCTCGATCCCGACGTGGCCGCCGCGCTGGCGCGGGCTCACAACGACTGGACCTACGATTACTGCCAGCACAACCCGCGCCGCCTGAAGTTCGCCGCCCAGCTGGCGTTCCACAACATTCCGGCCGCCGTGCAGGAGGCCCGGCGCGCCGTGCGGGAGCTGGGCGCCGTCGCCGTGGTCGGCAATCCCAACCCGATCCGGGGCCGCCACGTCCACGATCCCGCGCTGGAGCCCCTGTGGGCGGCGATCGAGGAGCTCGGCGTCCCGGTCGGCTTCCATCCCACCGGGCAGTCCTCGCTGCGCGACGATCTGGCCCGCCGCTACCTCGACACCCCGAACGGCCGGGTGATCGGCGTGGCCGGGCGCAACCCGGTGGAGCTGATGATGGCGTTCGCCAGCATGGCTGCCGGTGGCGTGCTGGAGCGCCACCCGCGCCTGCGCTGCGCCTTCCTGGAAGGCACCTGTGGCTACCTGCCGTGGTGGCTCTGGCGCCTGGACGAGGCGTGGGAGAAGTTCGGTCCCGGTTCCGAGGTCCAGATCTCCCAGCTGCCCAGCCAGTACTTCTTCCGCCAGTGTTACATCGCCACCGACGCCGACGAAAAACCGCTCCGGCAGGTCATCGAGGCCATCGGCGACGACGCCATCGTGGTATCCACCGATTATCCGCACTCCGACGGCCTCTTCCCCACGGCCATCGAGGAGTTCACCCGGCTGGAGGGGGTCGCCGACAAGTCCAAGGCCAAGATCCTCTGGGACAACTGCGCGCGCCTGTACAACCTGGTAGGGGCTGCCTAG
- a CDS encoding ABC transporter ATP-binding protein, translated as MLLEARRLAIAYGDAPAVWDASLDVAAGEIVAVIGPNGAGKSTLVNTIAGLQRAHAGELRCESVDLRKVPSHLVCRQGIALVPEGRRLFTRMSVQENLEMGCYRGEARRVRTQSLERVHRLFPILRERRHQLAGSLSGGQQQMLAIGRALMARPRLLLLDEPSLGLAPAVVDAMFDVIRAIHAEGVAILLVEQNVMRALDIADRAYVLEEGRIVAAGPPAVLREQSGIRQAYLGLGAGTEQAP; from the coding sequence ATGTTGCTTGAGGCGCGGCGGCTGGCCATCGCTTACGGCGACGCCCCCGCCGTGTGGGACGCCTCGCTGGACGTGGCCGCCGGGGAGATCGTCGCCGTCATCGGGCCGAACGGAGCGGGCAAGAGCACGCTCGTGAACACGATCGCCGGGCTGCAGCGAGCGCACGCCGGCGAGCTGCGCTGCGAGAGCGTCGACCTCAGGAAGGTGCCCTCCCACCTGGTGTGCCGCCAGGGCATCGCGCTGGTGCCCGAGGGCCGCCGGCTCTTCACCCGCATGTCCGTCCAGGAGAACCTCGAGATGGGGTGCTACCGCGGCGAAGCGCGCCGAGTACGGACGCAGAGCCTGGAGCGCGTCCACCGGCTGTTTCCCATCCTGCGCGAGCGCCGGCACCAGCTGGCCGGCTCGCTCTCGGGCGGACAGCAGCAGATGTTGGCCATCGGGCGGGCCCTGATGGCCCGACCGCGCCTGCTGCTGCTGGACGAGCCGTCGCTGGGACTGGCGCCGGCGGTGGTCGACGCCATGTTCGACGTCATCCGCGCCATCCACGCCGAAGGCGTGGCGATCCTGCTGGTGGAGCAGAACGTCATGCGGGCGCTCGACATCGCCGACCGCGCCTACGTGCTGGAAGAGGGCCGGATCGTGGCGGCCGGGCCACCCGCCGTCCTGCGCGAGCAGTCCGGTATCCGGCAGGCCTATCTGGGCCTCGGCGCCGGCACCGAACAGGCCCCGTGA
- a CDS encoding cupin domain-containing protein encodes MPATIRIDRLVSGPIPPQSANPTLPNVLHTRIADVVAQMGPPPWSRRIIADERQLVTLIASPPSGGNRPHWHREFDEWWVVLAGRLQWELTGGLVVQAGKDDIVWVPRGTVHHIVNVGEDLSLRLAVAMPPATHYFSPCEQCGFTDDGPREWCA; translated from the coding sequence GTGCCTGCCACCATCCGCATCGATCGACTGGTCTCGGGCCCCATCCCGCCGCAGTCGGCGAACCCGACGTTGCCGAACGTGCTCCACACCCGCATCGCCGACGTCGTCGCCCAGATGGGCCCGCCGCCGTGGTCGCGGCGGATCATCGCCGATGAGCGCCAACTGGTGACGTTGATCGCGAGCCCGCCGAGCGGGGGGAACCGCCCGCACTGGCACCGGGAGTTCGACGAGTGGTGGGTGGTCCTCGCCGGGCGCTTGCAATGGGAGTTGACCGGCGGCCTCGTGGTGCAGGCCGGCAAGGACGACATCGTGTGGGTGCCTCGCGGCACCGTCCACCACATCGTCAACGTCGGCGAGGACCTGTCGTTGCGTCTGGCCGTCGCCATGCCGCCGGCGACGCATTACTTCAGCCCCTGCGAGCAGTGCGGCTTCACCGACGACGGCCCCCGCGAGTGGTGCGCGTGA
- a CDS encoding branched-chain amino acid ABC transporter ATP-binding protein/permease, whose amino-acid sequence MSPAARRVAVGLACAGLGLGALALLGLPAFYESFLYLLFSWIALATSWALLSGYAGYFSFGHGAFFGAGMYTTATLTTALEVPFLWTLPVAGALAALLGAGIGAVVFRVKRLRGELFALLTLAITFVLATVVLNTRIDGGPGVYLSAVPLPAWLASPTGTLYCLGLALAVGTVGAAYAIARSRLGLGLFAIHDDEDVAEVEGVPTFRYKLVAFALSAGIAGVAGAVHAMYVTYVTVGETFSITVPLYVVLMSVLGGARHWLGPAVGAIVIGASLFVFTGGQQAVLGRAVVALALVLAILLLPEGLVPALVRRARAWRRSPPALEAGPAQVSAVPSDGQPSPPAAALECRDVAKTFGGIQALRGVSLTVAPGEIVGLVGPNGSGKTTLINAISGHYQPDRGRITLGGAELSGRPAHEIAALGITRTYQIPRPFAHLTVLDNVAVAATFGAARCPPPRARVEARRWLAFTGLGRRAASLPHELNLHERKFLELARALAGRPRVILLDEVLSGLTPAEIAGAIRLVRAIHADGVAILFVEHLMRAVLDLSHRVVVLNEGEVIAEGRPHEAMRDPRVVDVYLGKSHVA is encoded by the coding sequence GTGAGCCCGGCGGCGCGCCGCGTCGCCGTCGGGCTGGCCTGTGCCGGACTGGGGCTGGGCGCGCTGGCGCTGCTCGGCCTGCCCGCCTTCTACGAGTCGTTTCTGTACCTGCTGTTCTCGTGGATCGCGCTGGCCACCAGCTGGGCCCTGCTGAGCGGCTACGCCGGTTACTTCAGCTTCGGCCACGGCGCCTTCTTCGGTGCCGGCATGTACACCACGGCCACCCTCACCACCGCGCTGGAGGTGCCGTTCCTCTGGACGCTGCCCGTCGCCGGCGCCCTGGCTGCGCTGCTCGGGGCGGGGATCGGCGCGGTGGTGTTCCGCGTGAAGCGGCTACGGGGCGAGTTGTTCGCGCTGCTCACGCTGGCCATCACCTTCGTGCTGGCGACCGTCGTGTTGAACACGCGCATCGACGGGGGCCCCGGCGTGTACCTGAGCGCCGTTCCCCTGCCGGCCTGGCTGGCGTCCCCCACCGGCACGCTGTACTGCCTGGGGCTGGCGCTCGCGGTCGGCACGGTGGGCGCCGCCTATGCGATCGCCCGTTCCCGCCTGGGGCTGGGCCTCTTCGCCATCCACGACGACGAGGATGTGGCCGAGGTCGAGGGCGTCCCGACGTTCCGCTACAAGCTCGTGGCCTTCGCGCTGTCGGCGGGCATCGCCGGCGTCGCCGGCGCCGTCCACGCGATGTACGTGACCTACGTGACGGTCGGCGAGACGTTCTCGATCACCGTGCCCCTGTACGTGGTGCTCATGAGCGTGCTCGGCGGCGCCCGCCACTGGCTGGGCCCGGCCGTGGGCGCGATCGTCATCGGCGCCTCGCTGTTCGTGTTCACCGGCGGCCAGCAGGCCGTGCTCGGGCGGGCGGTCGTGGCCCTGGCGCTGGTGCTGGCGATCCTGCTCTTGCCTGAGGGATTGGTGCCGGCGCTCGTCCGCCGCGCGCGGGCCTGGCGCCGCTCGCCGCCGGCGCTCGAGGCGGGGCCGGCGCAGGTGAGCGCCGTCCCGTCGGACGGCCAGCCGTCTCCGCCGGCGGCCGCGCTCGAGTGTCGGGACGTGGCAAAGACGTTCGGCGGAATCCAGGCGTTGCGCGGGGTGAGCCTCACCGTGGCGCCGGGTGAGATCGTCGGCCTCGTGGGCCCCAACGGCTCCGGCAAAACCACGCTGATCAACGCCATCAGCGGCCACTACCAGCCGGACCGCGGCCGGATCACGCTCGGCGGGGCCGAGCTCTCCGGACGCCCGGCACACGAGATCGCCGCGTTGGGCATTACCCGCACGTACCAGATCCCGCGGCCGTTCGCCCATCTGACCGTGCTCGACAACGTGGCGGTTGCGGCGACCTTCGGAGCGGCCCGCTGCCCGCCGCCCCGGGCCCGGGTGGAGGCGCGCCGCTGGCTGGCCTTCACCGGCCTGGGCCGCCGGGCCGCCTCCCTGCCCCACGAGCTGAACCTGCACGAGCGCAAGTTCCTGGAACTGGCCCGCGCCCTGGCCGGGCGCCCGCGGGTGATCCTGCTCGACGAGGTGCTGTCGGGACTGACGCCCGCCGAGATCGCCGGCGCCATCCGGCTCGTCCGGGCCATCCACGCCGACGGCGTGGCCATCCTGTTCGTCGAGCACCTCATGCGCGCCGTGCTCGACCTCTCGCACCGGGTCGTGGTGCTCAACGAGGGCGAGGTCATCGCCGAGGGCCGCCCGCACGAGGCGATGCGGGACCCCCGGGTCGTCGACGTCTACCTGGGCAAGAGCCATGTTGCTTGA
- a CDS encoding acetamidase/formamidase family protein has translation MSEHHLPASPDTAHWGFLDPELKPVLTIDSGDRVTIDTVSGNPAHLPPRERGFTILPEHLEIHRKVPKGSGNHIYTGPISVNGAEPGNVLEVRVLDIQLRQDWGWNAFRPLVGTLPDDFPYTHVIHLALDRRARQATTPWGLKLPIRPFFGQLAVAPRPEFGRQNSKEPREFGGNLDCKDLQAGSTLYLPVWTAGALFSTGDGHALQGDGEVCGTAIETALTGTFEFVVRRDLDWRFPRAETPEHLITFGLDWDLDTAVQQALRTMLDWLGARLGLSRQDAYHLCSFVCDLHVTQTVNNVKGIHAMVDKRVIGLA, from the coding sequence ATGAGCGAGCATCACCTGCCGGCCTCACCGGACACCGCGCACTGGGGCTTCCTCGACCCCGAGCTCAAGCCGGTGCTGACCATCGACTCCGGCGATCGGGTCACCATCGACACCGTCTCGGGCAATCCCGCCCATCTGCCGCCGAGAGAACGGGGCTTCACGATCCTGCCCGAGCACCTGGAGATCCATCGCAAGGTGCCCAAGGGGTCGGGGAACCACATCTACACGGGGCCGATCTCCGTGAACGGGGCCGAGCCCGGCAACGTCCTCGAGGTGCGCGTGCTCGACATCCAGCTCCGCCAGGACTGGGGCTGGAATGCGTTCCGGCCCCTGGTGGGGACGTTGCCCGACGACTTCCCGTACACGCACGTGATCCACCTGGCGCTCGATCGGCGGGCCCGGCAGGCCACCACGCCCTGGGGGCTGAAGCTGCCGATCCGTCCCTTCTTCGGCCAGCTGGCGGTGGCGCCCCGGCCGGAGTTCGGGCGGCAGAACAGCAAGGAGCCGCGCGAGTTCGGCGGCAACCTGGACTGCAAGGACCTCCAGGCCGGCAGCACCCTCTATCTGCCGGTGTGGACGGCCGGCGCGCTGTTCTCCACCGGGGACGGCCATGCGTTGCAAGGGGACGGCGAGGTGTGCGGCACCGCCATCGAGACGGCGCTGACGGGAACGTTCGAGTTCGTCGTGCGCCGGGATCTCGACTGGCGGTTCCCCCGCGCAGAAACGCCGGAGCACCTCATCACCTTCGGGCTCGACTGGGACCTCGACACGGCGGTGCAGCAGGCGCTGCGCACCATGCTCGACTGGCTGGGGGCCCGGCTCGGGCTGTCCCGGCAGGACGCGTACCACCTCTGTAGCTTCGTCTGCGACCTGCACGTGACGCAGACGGTGAACAACGTGAAGGGCATCCACGCCATGGTCGACAAGCGCGTGATCGGGCTGGCCTGA
- a CDS encoding polysaccharide deacetylase family protein, translated as MLTLPGQNRYDFSCIEKRRDYSWPTGKRLAFYVALNIEHFAWGTGRVLDPTNRNNPTSTSRNFAWLDYGNRVGIWRVFAILDQLGLPASILLNGQVAELYPDLVEKIKARGDDVLGHGRTNSELLSGRWEHDEARIIAETTESITKHFGVRPTGWMGPGAAESNVTPDLLKEAGYTHSLDWPMDDQPVWMRTRSGPLLSVPYPMELNDAGALAQRDHTGREFAQMIMDHFDEQVEASARQPLVMGVSLHGYIVGQPFRLRPLREALTHCVQHPLKDRVWYTRAGDIADYCFKLPKGTLLGS; from the coding sequence ATGCTCACGTTGCCGGGCCAGAATCGCTACGACTTCTCCTGCATCGAAAAGCGCCGCGACTACAGCTGGCCGACCGGCAAGCGGCTGGCCTTCTACGTGGCCCTGAACATCGAGCACTTCGCGTGGGGGACCGGCCGGGTTTTGGACCCGACGAACCGCAACAACCCGACCTCCACCTCGCGTAACTTCGCCTGGCTGGACTACGGCAACCGCGTGGGGATCTGGCGCGTGTTCGCGATCCTCGATCAGCTCGGGCTGCCCGCGTCGATCCTCCTCAACGGGCAGGTCGCCGAGCTCTATCCCGACCTGGTCGAGAAGATCAAGGCCCGCGGCGACGACGTGCTGGGCCACGGGCGCACCAACAGCGAGCTGCTCAGCGGCCGCTGGGAGCACGACGAGGCCCGCATCATCGCCGAGACGACGGAGTCGATCACCAAGCACTTCGGCGTGCGACCGACGGGCTGGATGGGTCCGGGCGCCGCCGAGTCGAACGTCACGCCGGATCTGCTCAAGGAAGCCGGGTACACCCACAGCCTGGACTGGCCGATGGACGACCAGCCGGTGTGGATGCGGACCCGCTCCGGCCCGCTCCTGTCCGTGCCCTATCCGATGGAGCTCAACGACGCCGGCGCGCTGGCCCAGCGGGATCACACCGGGCGGGAGTTCGCCCAGATGATCATGGACCACTTCGACGAGCAGGTGGAGGCCAGCGCGCGCCAGCCGCTGGTCATGGGTGTCTCGCTGCACGGGTACATCGTGGGCCAGCCCTTCCGGCTCCGCCCGCTGCGGGAAGCCCTCACCCACTGCGTGCAGCACCCGTTGAAGGATCGGGTGTGGTACACGCGGGCCGGCGACATCGCGGACTACTGCTTCAAGCTGCCGAAGGGTACCCTCCTGGGGAGCTGA
- a CDS encoding branched-chain amino acid ABC transporter permease, protein MPSLTLLGQALVSGLLAGGIYGLLALGLSLSWGLLRVVNLAHFALALLGAYLTYQLGSAWDVSPWLAAAAIVPAFFVLGLGLHAAFNYFRVTEFTSLLVTFGLAVILESIIQWFWTADYRRYETPYATVSGRVGPLYIPLLELLACLTAAVLALATWAWLRFTYVGKALRASAEDPAIAAAFGVNHRLQGFLLAGLSAAYAAIAGAFIALVSTLAPAQIWAWVGVVFAVVIIGGLANPIGALLAGLLIGVSESLTMAVVTPAWAPLVSFSVLIVLLIARPGRV, encoded by the coding sequence ATGCCGAGCCTGACCCTGCTCGGGCAGGCGCTGGTGTCGGGCCTGCTGGCGGGGGGAATCTACGGGCTGCTCGCGCTCGGCCTGAGCCTGTCCTGGGGCCTCCTGCGCGTGGTGAACCTGGCCCACTTCGCGCTCGCGCTGCTGGGCGCCTATCTGACCTACCAGCTCGGTAGCGCCTGGGACGTCTCGCCCTGGCTGGCCGCCGCAGCCATCGTCCCGGCCTTCTTCGTCCTGGGTCTCGGGCTGCACGCGGCGTTCAACTACTTCCGGGTCACCGAGTTCACCTCGCTGCTGGTGACCTTCGGCCTGGCCGTCATCCTCGAGTCGATCATCCAGTGGTTCTGGACGGCGGACTACCGTCGGTACGAGACCCCGTACGCCACAGTCTCCGGACGCGTCGGCCCCCTGTACATCCCCCTCCTCGAGTTGCTGGCCTGCCTGACGGCGGCGGTGCTGGCCCTGGCCACCTGGGCGTGGCTGCGCTTCACCTACGTGGGCAAGGCGCTCCGGGCCAGCGCCGAGGATCCCGCCATCGCCGCGGCCTTCGGCGTGAACCACCGCCTCCAGGGCTTCCTGCTCGCCGGCCTGAGCGCAGCCTACGCCGCCATCGCCGGCGCCTTCATCGCCCTGGTCTCGACGCTGGCTCCCGCCCAGATCTGGGCGTGGGTCGGGGTCGTGTTCGCGGTGGTCATCATCGGCGGCCTGGCCAATCCCATCGGGGCCCTGCTGGCCGGCCTCCTGATCGGCGTCAGCGAGTCCCTCACCATGGCGGTGGTGACGCCGGCCTGGGCGCCGCTGGTCTCGTTCTCGGTGCTAATTGTCTTGTTGATCGCCAGGCCGGGCCGGGTGTGA